Proteins encoded by one window of Anopheles maculipalpis chromosome 2RL, idAnoMacuDA_375_x, whole genome shotgun sequence:
- the LOC126556175 gene encoding uncharacterized protein LOC126556175 has product MGPTKITPEDQAFNINFVGEVKKHPCLFDSSNPDYKQQSLQDRAWQEVSNSVRESTDTCKKRWRNLRCCMTRYQKSLRDSSDQAANARRKPYYLYNHMQFVLPHLKAREESSAYEPEETLWAKAESESMSKHEEAEEEEEDDDDDDDMETNEFEAIDVPEEDHNQQIKESILDSIKIVPIGQEQQTVADHHHHHQQHEQDILEHNETNPTNTTAFEIIATPPLKQARLSNTQTSVGSVSPAGGSPLQTSGTESKRDLIAQRQFFTIQTANIPMSCYSTTPLTSQTLPHHQQPQQHQQQTISQQQLQTQVPPQFTIIPNTPSAVASDADHNFFQSIVPDIQTMTMEQKRKLKIGILQLIDDILKT; this is encoded by the coding sequence ATGGGTCCGACAAAAATCACCCCCGAAGATCAAGCTTTCAATATTAACTTTGTAGGAGAGGTGAAAAAACATCCGTGTTTATTCGACAGTTCGAACCCGGATTACAAGCAGCAATCGCTGCAGGACAGAGCCTGGCAAGAAGTATCAAACAGCGTCAGAGAAAGTACAGACACCTGCAAAAAGCGGTGGCGTAATTTAAGATGTTGTATGACCCGCTACCAGAAATCGCTCCGTGACAGCAGTGATCAGGCAGCGAATGCAAGGCGGAAACCATACTATCTGTACAATCACATGCAGTTCGTGCTGCCACATTTGAAGGCACGAGAGGAAAGCAGCGCCTACGAACCGGAAGAAACGTTGTGGGCAAAAGCAGAGAGTGAATCTATGAGCAAGCACGAGGAagcggaggaggaggaggaggacgacgacgacgacgatgacatGGAAACGAACGAATTTGAAGCAATCGACGTACCGGAAGAGGATCACAACCAGCAAATTAAGGAGAGTATTCTGGATTCCATAAAGATCGTACCGATAGGCCAAGAGCAACAGACGGTTGCagaccaccatcatcaccaccagcaacacgagCAAGACATACTTGAGCACAACGAAACAAATCCCACCAACACAACAGCGTTCGAAATTATTGCTACACCTCCGCTCAAACAAGCCCGTCTGTCTAACACACAAACCAGCGTGGGTTCGGTCAGCCCGGCCGGGGGAAGTCCGCTACAAACTTCGGGAACGGAATCGAAGCGAGATTTGATCGCCCAGCGTCAATTCTTTACGATCCAAACGGCAAACATCCCCATGTCATGCTACTCTACCACACCGCTTACGTCCCAGACTCTGCCTCACCATCAACAGccgcaacagcatcagcagcaaacgaTTTCCCAACAACAGCTACAGACGCAAGTACCGCCGCAATTTACCATCATTCCGAACACACCATCAGCTGTAGCGAGCGATGCTGATCACAACTTTTTCCAGAGTATCGTTCCCGATATACagacgatgacgatggaaCAGAAGCGAAAGTTAAAAATTGGCATCCTACAGCTCATAGATGATATTCTCAAAACGTAA
- the LOC126567388 gene encoding histone H2A, sperm-like, whose product MKKTTKSSRAGLTFSVGRVSSSLRKGRYATRIGVGSTVYMAAVLEYLAAEVLELAGNAARDNHKSRLTPRHIQLAIRNDEELSKLLQGTTISQGGVMPNIHSVLLPRKTGSNTAGATGQSQEY is encoded by the exons atgaagaaaa CAACCAAATCATCCCGTGCCGGGCTTACGTTCAGTGTCGGCCGCGTATCGTCTTCGTTACGAAAGGGACGGTACGCGACGCGCATCGGCGTCGGTTCCACGGTCTACATGGCGGCAGTGCTGGAGTATCTGGCAGCGGAAGTGCTTGAACTGGCCGGTAACGCAGCGCGTGACAATCACAAATCACGGTTGACGCCGCGCCACATTCAGCTGGCCATCCGGAACGATGAAGAGCTGAGTAAACTATTGCAGGGAACTACCATTTCCCAGGGTGGCGTCATGCCGAACATCCATTCGGTGCTGTTGCCACGCAAAACCGGCTCCAATACGGCCGGAGCCACCGGACAAAGTCAGGAGTATTAA
- the LOC126556334 gene encoding signal peptidase complex subunit 2, giving the protein MSNKNKKQSENAPAKEDEVVQINKWDGTAVKHALDDSVKTALMEHSNMKEHFAIIDGRLFICAQAVAIALVALGYDYQYSFPASKPVLIVCVCCYFFLMGVLTIYTTYVEKGIFVVGNQKDGNGNVKRWQASSDMKKYDDKYELTVQLRDSRGVREATVTKSVANFIDVNGVVLDDLVASEVNRILNSLNADRKDK; this is encoded by the exons ATgtccaacaaaaacaagaagcaaTCGGAAAATGCCCCAGCTAAGGAGGACGAG GTCGTTCAGATCAACAAATGGGATGGAACTGCGGTTAAGCACGCGCTGGACGATTCGGTGAAAACTGCTCTGATGGAGCACAGCAACATGAAGGAACATTTCGCCATCATCGATGGGCGACTGTTTATTTGTGCGCAGGCGGTTGCGATCGCCCTGGTGGCACTCGGTTATGACTATCAGTATTCGTTCCCCGCCTCGAAGCCGGTACTGATCGTGTGCGTATGCTGCTACTTCTTCTTGATGGGTGTGCTGACCATCTACACGACATACGTGGAGAAGGGCATCTTTGTGGTGGGCAACCAGAAAGATGGCAATGGCAATGTTAAACGGTGGCAAGCCAGTTCGGACATGAAGAAGTATGACGATAAATATGAGCTAACGGTACAGCTGAGGGATTCACGCGGAGTTCGGGAAGCTACGGTCACCAAGTCCGTGGCAAACTTCATCGATGTGAACGGTGTTGTGCTGGATGATCTGGTGGCCAGTGAGGTTAACCGTATTTTGAATTCTTTGAACGCCGATCGCAAGGATAAGTAA
- the LOC126556530 gene encoding uncharacterized protein LOC126556530: MADLRLFSRPFITELIELYKSFPCLWQVNAKEYTDRTKRKAAYDALVRKYREVDKSASKEEVKRKIYGLRSSYRRELIKMKKSIRTGATLEDVYKPTLWYFYLFDFLNDQDNMVKEPTSTTDECLDDTKEEVIEYDEECDFIEHYADDLVGEDHHELDDVSSESDKDDAIDPINCDTMSEYTSVSCRSSTAPSTSQTYITAKKRKLSSANQKEDQVQIEHALKQAKEQNIPPSKPTILSSHQEDQFDVYGKLIAHKLRSFDKLQVTFSQRLINEILYEAEMGFLTRNCKVVDMGSHGQDE, translated from the exons ATGGCTGACCTGCGCCTGTTCTCGCGTCCTTTCATTACAGAATTGATCGAGCTATACAAAAGTTTTCCCTGTCTGTGGCAGGTAAATGCGAAGGAATACACGGACCGTACGAAAAGAAAGGCCGCCTACGATGCGTTGGTCAGGAAGTACCGTGAGGTAGACAAATCTGCAAGCAAGGAGGAGGTGAAGAGGAAAATTTATGGGCTAAGATCAAGCTATCGGCGCGAGTTGATCAAAATGAAGAAGTCCATTCGGACGGGAGCCACCTTGGAGGATGTGTACAAGCCAACGTTGTGGTATTTctatttgttcgattttttaaatgaccaAGACAACATGGTGAAGGAACCGACGAGCACTACGGACGAGTGCCTAGATGATACAAAGGAAGAAGTAATA GAGTACGACGAAGAATGTGACTTTATCGAGCATTATGCAGATGATCTCGTCGGTGAGGATCATCATGAGCTGGACGATGTTAGTTCCGAGAGTGATAAAGATGATGCAATCGATCCCATTAACTGTGATACAATGTCTGAGTATACTTCTGTTTCTTGCCGATCATCCACTGCACCGAGCACGTCACAAACGTACATTACCGCTAAAAAGCGGAAACTTAGTTCAGCAAACCAGAAAGAAGATCAAGTTCAAATTGAACATGCTCTGAAACAAGCCAAGGAACAAAACATTCCGCCTTCAAAGCCGACGATCCTCAGCAGTCATCAAGAAGATCAGTTCGACGTGTATGGCAAGCTCATAGCGCATAAGTTGCGTTCATTCGACAAGCTACAGGTTACCTTCTCGCAGCGACTCATCAACGAGATTCTATACGAAGCCGAAATGGGATTTCTAACACGAAACTGTAAGGTGGTCGATATGGGCAGCCATGGGCAGGATGAAtag
- the LOC126556110 gene encoding uncharacterized protein LOC126556110, with protein MLRPEVVEKLNCPSVGLATSWTIARNNIPFDNLEAAYTLFERKYWPFPKGKIAKSNSKAAGLREQGNAAYKKDLNDPGKALQLYNQSICMAKEGSKDLGLGYANRSAVYFNSKQYRECLQNIALARCHNYPAEMMPKLLQREERCKQLMLKADSERLTPENQSTMRHCAIKSCLELCKDGKGICTNRSLDVGEKVLVEKPYVLVLEAEFAYERCDYCGESNAHNLIPCRDCTAVMYCSEECREQSLQRYHQFECEIVDDLKLLFRGPKATRIFHVILRLFWHGVLLFLEDTEGFLQRIETPAELKKYRDPFTLEPSDYVLHLNATYAETYPKAKQSQTGNKHNLCIAQIMTVLIYVLTVQENTSLATRLEGKSGKKKLLDLLHRLVHNMGCLVNEDVEHVMCFFPFASLLQSSDTPNAEQLLQNLQSVVVLKCPVAEGEQITIAKK; from the coding sequence ATGCTACGGCCAGAAGTTGTAGAAAAACTGAATTGCCCATCCGTTGGGCTAGCCACATCCTGGACCATAGCACGGAACAATATACCTTTCGACAATCTGGAAGCAGCGTATACACTGTTCGAGCGAAAATATTGGCCCTTTCCCAAAGGGAAGATAGCGAAGAGCAACAGCAAGGCTGCCGGTCTCCGTGAGCAAGGAAATGCGGCATACAAGAAGGATCTGAATGACCCGGGAAAAGCGTTGCAACTGTACAATCAAAGCATCTGCATGGCCAAAGAAGGTTCTAAAGATTTGGGATTAGGTTACGCAAACCGGTCCGCCGTTTACTTCAACAGCAAACAGTATCGTGaatgtttacaaaatattGCATTGGCCCGGTGCCATAACTATCCGGCAGAAATGATGCCAAAGCTGTTGCAACGAGAAGAACGCTGCAAGCAACTGATGCTGAAAGCGGACAGTGAACGCTTGACACCGGAGAACCAGAGCACTATGCGGCATTGTGCGATAAAATCATGCCTAGAGCTTTGCAAGGATGGAAAAGGTATTTGCACAAATCGTAGCTTGGATGTGGGAGAGAAGGTACTGGTCGAAAAACCGTACGTTCTGGTGCTGGAGGCAGAATTCGCATACGAACGGTGTGATTACTGTGGTGAAAGTAATGCACACAATCTGATACCCTGCCGGGACTGTACCGCTGTGATGTACTGTAGCGAAGAATGCAGGGAACAGTCGCTTCAGCGTTACCATCAGTTCGAATGCGAAATCGTAGACGATCTAAAACTGCTTTTCCGTGGGCCGAAGGCTACACGAATATTTCACGTTATTTTGCGATTATTCTGGCACGGCGTATTACTTTTCCTTGAGGACACGGAGGGTTTTCTCCAGCGAATCGAAACACCGGCGGAATTGAAAAAGTATCGCGACCCATTCACACTGGAACCGTCCGACTACGTGCTGCATCTGAACGCCACCTATGCGGAAACATATCCTAAGGCCAAGCAATCACAGACGggaaataaacataatttgtgtATAGCACAAATAATGACCGTACTGATTTACGTTTTGACGGTCCAAGAAAACACATCACTAGCGACACGGCTCGAAGGAAAGTCGGGTAAAAAGAAATTGTTGGATTTGTTGCATCGGTTGGTTCATAACATGGGCTGTCTGGTCAATGAGGATGTGGAGCATGTAATGTGCTTCTTCCCGTTTGCAAGCCTGCTGCAGAGCTCCGACACACCAAATGCGGAACAATTGTTACAGAACCTCCagtcggtggtggtgctgaAATGTCCGGTTGCCGAGGGAGAGCAGATAACCATCGCTAAAAAGTAA
- the LOC126567389 gene encoding uncharacterized protein LOC126567389: MGQNLAPPSHTIYWWKMQQDQQVVQHDLPASEGTQAINVNTDLVETQQNNTDVGRIAIGRDRDEIRQSLPVNGSHQHNGMGGEEPEATSAEHEQLFADYREEERKGSVEEETPATDEGMDRNKRNGNRNVNNRAFDRGITFSRKLLLANILINGLMFGVAGYITYHCFNKAMVLFSWHPTFMSIGYLILMSQAVLTMSGANYFTYRCHHRTKVFLHWLLQAVAGILITIASVCIFLNKVRLGKPHFQTLHGIFGLVTVCFTLASIGGGITTKYAFQLRHYIHPMYSKLAHGIAGTVAYLLAVTTISLGVYSRWFQEDNDANVRLTLVIAIGTIALYVIVAPISNAVQRIKTSIRTML; this comes from the exons ATGGGACAGAATCTCGCGCCACCGTCCCATACGATCTATTGGTGGAAGATGCAACAAGATCAACAGGTTGTACAGCACGATCTTCCGGCATCGGAGGGAACTCAAGCCATTAATGTAAACA CTGATTTAGTggaaacacagcaaaacaacaccgaCGTAGGTAGAATTGCTATCGGTAGGGACCGCGACGAGATAAGGCAAAGTCTTCCAGTGAACGGTTCACATCAACACAACGGCATGGGTGGGGAAGAACCAGAAGCAACCAGCGCAGAACACgaacaactttttgctgacTATCGTGAGGAGGAACGTAAAGGTTCGGTCGAGGAGGAAACACCTGCGACAGACGAAGGGATGGATCGGAACAAAAGAAATGGTAATCGGAACGTGAATAATCGAGCATTCGATCGAGGGATCACATTTAGCCGAAAGCTGCTGCTCGCCAACATACTGATCAATGGATTAATGTTTGGCGTGGCAGGGTATATAACTTACCACTGTTTCAACAAGGCAATGGTACTGTTTTCCTGGCATCCTACGTTCATGTCCATCGGG TACCTGATCCTGATGTCCCAAGCGGTACTAACGATGTCTGGAGCAAACTATTTCACATACCGATGTCATCATCGGACGAAAGTGTTCCTTCACTGGCTGCTGCAGGCGGTTGCCGGCATACTGATAACGATCGCATCCGTGTGCATCTTTCTTAACAAAGTGCGGCTTGGTAAGCCACACTTCCAGACGCTGCATGGTATTTTTGGTCTAGTAACGGTGTGCTTTACGCTCGCATCGATTGGTGGCGGTATTACTACGAAGTACGCCTTTCAGCTGCGCCACTACATCCATCCGATGTACAGCAAGCTGGCACATGGCATTGCTGGAACCGTTGCGTATCTGCTAGCCGTAACGACGATTTCATTGGGTGTGTATTCGCGCTGGTTCCAGGAGGATAATGATGCAAACGTGCGTCTAACGCTAGTGATTGCGATCGGAACGATCGCACTGTATGTAATCGTCGCACCGATCTCAAATGCGGTGCAACGCATTAAAACTTCTATTCGTACTATGCTTTAA
- the LOC126567390 gene encoding uncharacterized protein LOC126567390: MEQEKPYFAVIAGLCASFASLFGKLTANSGRLLDWVGLASWPVGEVLVQALCVLIMILLNGCVWRFFVKALHTGTGSTLRASLASAATNYVASAILGMLLFNEHSTLLWWLGTLLVLAGLLLIIGGSDEESEATHSNQTHRKGE, encoded by the exons ATGGAGcaggaaaaaccctattttgcTGTAATAGCTGGATTATGTGCTTCCTTTGCAAGTTTGTTCGGAAAGTTGACCGCAAACAGTGGCCGGCTGTTAGATTGGGTTGGACTTGCTTCC TGGCCAGTAGGTGAAGTCTTGGTGCAGGCATTATGTGTACTCATTATGATACTGCTCAACGGTTGCGTTTGGCGATTCTTCGTTAAAGCACTGCACACTGGAACCGGATCCACGCTTCGCGCATCCTTGGCCAGCGCTGCCACGAATTATGTCGCTTCG GCAATTCTAGGCATGCTGCTATTCAACGAGCATAGCACACTGCTTTGGTGGCTCGGAACGTTGCTCGTTTTAGCAGGATTGCTGTTGATTATCGGTGGTTCGGACGAGGAAAGTGAAGCGACACATTCAAACCAGACACACCGGAAAGGAGAATAA